Proteins encoded by one window of Polyodon spathula isolate WHYD16114869_AA chromosome 16, ASM1765450v1, whole genome shotgun sequence:
- the LOC121329202 gene encoding protein FAM43B-like, whose translation MLPWKRSKFVLVEDEEKLKHKSLTAGLTCNSIISSFMRSCPDILPDYSFERLGSMFKSKRQKVELNKDAPTYTVRYLGNAVTLNAKGEGCMEDAVNTIWTKSDFGSQSTKMKLTLGPNGIRMSHSEKGSKKPGHFYLLHRITYCAADSRRPKILAWVYRHQIKHKAVVLRCHAVLVTKPNKAKAIALTLYQTSTSAFNEFKRLKRQNDFRHRQQQLLGEDIIPLMPIRKLLNGQCHYRPPVDRSRSARRLSSIFEEEEEEEEEIQEHP comes from the coding sequence ATGCTACCCTGGAAAAGGAGCAAGTTTGTGCTGGTGGAGGACGAGGAGAAATTGAAGCACAAGAGTCTGACTGCAGGCTTAACCTGTAATTCCATCATCTCCTCTTTCATGCGCTCCTGTCCAGACATTCTCCCTGACTACTCCTTTGAACGGCTGGGAAGCATGTTCAAAAGCAAACGTCAGAAAGTGGAGCTGAACAAGGACGCCCCGACTTACACAGTGCGCTATCTGGGGAACGCCGTGACCCTGAACGCCAAGGGAGAGGGCTGCATGGAGGACGCGGTCAACACAATCTGGACCAAAAGCGACTTCGGCAGCCAGAGCACCAAAATGAAATTGACTCTGGGACCAAACGGGATCAGGATGAGCCACTCCGAAAAGGGATCTAAAAAACCTGGACACTTCTACCTTTTACACAGGATTACCTACTGCGCAGCTGACTCCCGGAGACCGAAGATACTAGCCTGGGTTTACAGGCACCAGATCAAACACAAGGCAGTGGTGCTTCGGTGCCACGCTGTGCTGGTCACCAAACCAAACAAGGCGAAAGCTATAGCTCTGACCCTCTATCAGACTTCCACCTCTGCCTTCAATGAGTTCAAAAGGCTAAAGAGGCAGAATGATTTCAGGCACAGGCAGCAGCAGCTTTTAGGGGAGGACATTATTCCCTTGATGCCCATTAGGAAACTACTTAATGGACAGTGCCACTACAGGCCACCAGTGGACAGGAGCAGAAGCGCCCGCAGATTGAGCTCAATAttcgaggaggaggaggaggaggaggaggagatacAGGAGCACCCCTGA